The Nitrospira sp. SG-bin1 genome has a window encoding:
- a CDS encoding HNH endonuclease, with protein sequence MARKTAHPDKQSYRALALKLFPWICAHCGREFDGKKLNQLTVHHKDHNHDNNPLDGSNWELLCLYCHDNEHQRHLLVDQSDEAPRRLEQERPSTFTPFAQLADLLKRKDVA encoded by the coding sequence ATGGCACGGAAGACCGCCCATCCTGACAAGCAGTCCTATCGAGCCCTTGCCCTCAAACTCTTTCCATGGATCTGCGCGCACTGCGGACGCGAGTTTGACGGCAAGAAACTGAATCAGCTCACGGTCCATCATAAGGACCACAACCATGATAACAATCCGCTCGATGGCAGCAACTGGGAATTGCTCTGTCTCTACTGCCACGACAACGAGCATCAGCGGCATCTGCTAGTGGACCAGTCCGATGAGGCGCCACGGAGGCTGGAACAAGAACGGCCCTCAACTTTCACTCCTTTCGCCCAGCTGGCGGATTTGCTCAAACGCAAAGACGTAGCTTAA